From a region of the Synechococcus sp. PCC 7335 genome:
- a CDS encoding TetR/AcrR family transcriptional regulator, whose product MGRPRKFDSEAVLNVALRHFWSSGYTAAKLDDICQEAGITKPSLYNAFGDKSNLYTAALGYYEKAFQARVMQALNAAGTAEEALEQYFDQTASILADPAFPNGCLRVKTLSECATSHPELIKVACTQRDASINALVAVLVIRLLW is encoded by the coding sequence ATGGGACGACCAAGAAAATTTGATTCTGAAGCAGTACTGAACGTTGCTCTTCGGCACTTTTGGTCGAGTGGCTACACGGCTGCCAAACTAGACGACATTTGCCAGGAAGCTGGCATCACTAAGCCCAGTCTTTACAATGCCTTTGGCGACAAAAGCAACCTCTACACAGCAGCGCTAGGTTATTACGAGAAGGCATTCCAGGCCCGAGTGATGCAGGCGTTAAACGCTGCAGGGACCGCTGAAGAAGCTCTGGAACAATACTTTGATCAAACTGCTTCGATCCTGGCTGATCCCGCGTTTCCTAATGGATGCTTGAGGGTAAAAACGCTCTCTGAATGTGCAACCTCGCATCCCGAACTCATTAAAGTTGCCTGTACTCAGCGCGATGCCAGTATCAATGCGCTAGTAGCAGTGCTGGTCATACGGCTACTCTGGTGA
- a CDS encoding histidine kinase dimerization/phospho-acceptor domain-containing protein gives MFTRSRLNLAYWFALSMGSILIAFTGAVYYLEAEDRLRAFDESLHTAVKQAEDRAYYRPEQGDWLLSIEPGTTLIGENASPPQNKLVYIRWYNIDRQLIQFAGRSPNQPQLTATTPYFQTIRVDNVTGEEPSERDLTHQTLRQLTAPIKYNNITVGYIQAATPLAPLRADLNQALVVLTLGVPITLGIIGLTGWVLSGIAMQPIRQSYDRLQRFTADASHELRNPLAAVLAMLRLL, from the coding sequence ATGTTCACTCGTAGCCGCCTTAATCTTGCTTACTGGTTTGCCCTCTCTATGGGGAGTATCTTGATCGCGTTCACAGGCGCAGTCTACTACCTCGAAGCTGAGGATCGGCTGCGAGCCTTTGATGAAAGTCTGCATACAGCTGTGAAACAAGCGGAAGATAGAGCCTACTACCGTCCGGAACAGGGCGATTGGCTTCTCTCTATCGAGCCCGGAACCACACTCATTGGTGAGAATGCTTCTCCCCCACAGAATAAATTGGTTTACATCCGCTGGTACAACATAGATAGGCAATTAATCCAGTTTGCGGGCCGCTCGCCCAACCAACCACAGTTAACAGCTACGACACCCTACTTTCAGACTATTCGTGTCGATAATGTCACAGGCGAGGAGCCTTCAGAGCGTGACTTGACACACCAGACGCTGCGTCAACTAACAGCTCCAATTAAGTACAACAATATTACTGTTGGCTATATCCAAGCTGCTACTCCGTTGGCTCCGCTACGAGCCGATCTTAATCAGGCGCTTGTTGTTTTGACACTTGGCGTGCCGATTACACTCGGCATTATTGGCCTAACGGGGTGGGTCTTAAGCGGCATTGCCATGCAGCCAATCCGTCAGTCTTATGATCGTCTACAGCGTTTTACTGCCGATGCTTCTCATGAATTACGCAATCCTTTAGCGGCGGTTTTAGCAATGCTCAGGTTGCTCTGA
- a CDS encoding efflux RND transporter periplasmic adaptor subunit: protein MLSLVDREDLDVFLEIPEELSGQIAPGLTVMLTARALPGWQGQATIDGVIPTANETSRRQRVRLQIENTPAGLLPGMSVQGTLERASDTPSFVISRDALVQQEGEWIVFTVADGQANEIAVELVADTGEAVAIASEQLRSGQSVVVRGASALRAGAAVQVIDQ from the coding sequence GTGTTGTCGTTAGTTGATCGTGAAGATCTTGATGTGTTTTTAGAGATTCCTGAAGAACTTAGCGGTCAGATAGCACCTGGATTAACCGTTATGCTGACAGCGCGAGCGCTGCCTGGCTGGCAAGGGCAAGCGACAATTGATGGGGTAATTCCAACTGCGAACGAAACCTCTCGTCGCCAGCGAGTACGCCTTCAAATAGAAAATACTCCGGCAGGTCTATTGCCGGGTATGTCTGTTCAAGGCACTTTAGAGAGAGCAAGCGATACGCCCAGCTTTGTTATTTCTCGTGATGCTCTGGTGCAGCAGGAGGGCGAGTGGATTGTGTTTACGGTTGCTGATGGACAAGCGAATGAGATAGCCGTGGAACTGGTTGCAGATACGGGCGAAGCGGTGGCGATCGCTTCAGAGCAATTACGCTCCGGACAATCTGTGGTGGTGCGAGGTGCGTCGGCACTACGAGCGGGCGCAGCAGTTCAGGTAATAGATCAATAG
- a CDS encoding nucleotidyltransferase domain-containing protein codes for MQSQVEQIVQQVTYWAVSQESILAAALVGSQARGTATAKSDIDLMFLARQPLHFRMSTDWLSKINWGDLYIESWEDKVYGVVWSRHVQLNASNPHRITVELSFGRLSWASITPLDTGTQQVVRDGCRILYDAEGHLSRLVRFVLSQYG; via the coding sequence ATGCAGAGTCAAGTAGAACAGATTGTTCAACAGGTAACCTATTGGGCAGTTAGTCAGGAGTCCATTCTAGCAGCAGCCTTAGTCGGTTCGCAGGCTCGTGGCACGGCAACTGCTAAGTCAGATATCGATCTAATGTTTTTAGCTAGACAGCCTTTACACTTCAGAATGAGCACAGACTGGCTAAGCAAGATTAACTGGGGCGATCTCTATATCGAGAGCTGGGAAGATAAGGTCTATGGTGTTGTGTGGTCGCGTCACGTACAACTAAACGCTAGTAACCCACATCGTATAACGGTCGAGCTAAGTTTCGGGCGACTAAGTTGGGCGTCTATCACGCCCTTAGATACGGGCACTCAGCAAGTTGTTCGCGATGGTTGCCGTATCTTGTATGATGCCGAAGGACATCTGTCTCGGTTAGTGCGATTTGTGCTGAGCCAGTATGGATAG
- a CDS encoding cell wall metabolism sensor histidine kinase WalK, which yields MSELIDNLLFLARHEGPIEGAALSQRMSIQELLISLCEYGKAQSFQKKRQFIYDIPSVKTVVKADSQLLRRAFTNLLDNAFKYTKKHGIVELCLQVQSHSVLIQVKDDGTGIPEVDLPKIFERFYRIDAARSRHTGGFGLGLSITQQIIHAHSGEITVVSTVGKGSTFQVRLPIS from the coding sequence ATGAGCGAGCTGATTGACAATCTTTTGTTTTTAGCTCGCCATGAGGGGCCAATTGAGGGTGCTGCGCTCAGCCAACGTATGAGCATTCAAGAATTACTGATATCGCTCTGTGAATACGGCAAAGCCCAATCATTTCAAAAAAAACGTCAATTTATTTATGACATTCCATCGGTCAAAACAGTCGTTAAAGCCGATTCGCAGCTTCTGCGCCGCGCCTTTACAAATCTCTTAGACAATGCTTTCAAATACACAAAAAAGCATGGCATCGTTGAACTTTGCTTGCAGGTTCAATCTCACAGTGTTCTTATTCAGGTTAAAGACGATGGGACAGGCATCCCAGAGGTAGACCTGCCTAAAATTTTTGAGCGCTTTTACCGAATTGATGCAGCGCGATCTCGTCACACAGGCGGATTTGGTCTCGGTCTATCCATCACTCAACAAATCATCCATGCCCACAGTGGAGAAATCACCGTCGTGAGTACTGTCGGCAAAGGCAGCACTTTTCAGGTTCGATTGCCTATAAGCTAG
- a CDS encoding efflux RND transporter permease subunit: MPLDMIAGLGFVILTGIVVNNAILLVDRTLQLQQQGQDLDRSLYEAVRDRLRPIFMSAGTSILGMLPLATFPGKGAELYQGLGIVLVGGLAFSTLLTPTIVPAVMRLLRDFDTLRDHSSDSI; encoded by the coding sequence GTGCCATTGGATATGATTGCTGGCTTGGGCTTTGTCATCTTGACAGGAATTGTGGTGAACAACGCAATTTTGCTAGTGGATCGAACACTTCAGCTTCAGCAGCAAGGGCAAGATTTAGATAGGTCGCTTTATGAGGCTGTGCGTGATCGCCTGCGACCTATTTTTATGTCAGCCGGAACCAGTATATTAGGCATGTTGCCGCTAGCGACCTTTCCTGGCAAGGGCGCGGAACTTTACCAGGGGTTAGGCATCGTCTTGGTAGGGGGGTTAGCGTTCTCAACGCTACTGACTCCGACGATCGTTCCGGCAGTGATGCGATTACTCCGTGATTTTGATACGCTCCGGGATCACAGCTCTGACTCCATATAA
- a CDS encoding HlyD family secretion protein — translation MDSSEGSVNKEKEQNAQSHRRLIGILLASVLLSGSFGYWVVLNRRNSDSQALSQAPPPRPVEVARLAVGEGVSSVELIGQAEARTNTTLRSQTSGVVQKILVQSGDRVDVGTTVAVLDDADQQLLLSQAIANLASEQSNLAELETGTRPEIIEQRTAVLQSAEAREQEARDNLQRTQALVAQGALSERSLIEARTAVDAALSAKLESSATLAEATAGPTAEELAAQRAIVTARRAAVEQAELSLSRTRLQTTISGVVEERVANVGDYMEAGKLCCR, via the coding sequence ATGGATAGTTCTGAAGGCTCAGTAAATAAAGAGAAAGAACAAAATGCGCAGAGTCATCGCCGACTGATAGGGATATTGCTAGCAAGCGTCTTACTGAGCGGTAGCTTTGGCTATTGGGTCGTTCTCAATCGTAGAAATTCTGACTCACAGGCGCTTTCTCAAGCGCCACCGCCTCGCCCTGTCGAAGTTGCCAGACTCGCTGTCGGCGAGGGCGTTAGCTCTGTTGAACTGATTGGTCAAGCCGAAGCCAGAACAAACACAACACTGCGATCGCAAACATCGGGAGTTGTTCAGAAAATCCTGGTTCAATCAGGCGATAGAGTTGATGTTGGTACGACGGTTGCTGTTTTAGATGATGCCGACCAGCAGCTACTTCTCTCACAGGCGATCGCCAATCTTGCTTCTGAGCAGAGTAATTTAGCAGAGCTAGAGACGGGAACTCGGCCAGAGATTATTGAGCAGAGAACAGCAGTTTTACAATCTGCTGAGGCCAGAGAGCAAGAAGCACGGGATAATCTTCAGCGCACTCAAGCATTAGTGGCACAAGGAGCACTCTCTGAGCGATCGCTGATTGAAGCTAGAACAGCAGTAGATGCTGCTCTTTCAGCAAAACTAGAATCGTCGGCAACCCTCGCCGAAGCAACCGCAGGCCCCACCGCTGAAGAACTCGCCGCTCAGCGAGCGATTGTGACGGCGAGGCGGGCCGCTGTCGAGCAAGCTGAGCTGAGCTTGAGTCGTACTCGCCTTCAGACAACAATCAGCGGCGTTGTAGAAGAGAGAGTCGCTAACGTCGGAGATTATATGGAAGCAGGTAAGCTGTGTTGTCGTTAG
- a CDS encoding efflux RND transporter permease subunit, with the protein MNLIRMAVRWRHGTIVLFCLIALFGILALFSLPSELRPGGDRPEVTIQTNYPGASPAEVEDLITRPIEEVLEGVQGVQEMTSSSGNGQSSISLEFAWDVDINQAFVDVLSKLQQADDLPAEASESEVQIVSGDTDSPMLRIHLVPAEGATADLNHYRDLADDVIGPRLRHIEGIGDLSIEGGQAREVEVIVDPRALADRNLAIDDVINTLRSSNRDIRGGPMVVGRREYRVRTVSRANDVKQLEGLILRRDTSGTVYLGDVAEAKIGRATPEMAFLRDGEPAITIGAVRQIGGNVPEISKSIRAALAEIEERFIQQGENVRFIIPYDENDYISQSISFVQSSLIIGAVLAAFVLILFLGSLRTVAVIAITIPTTLISVFIVFALLGRSLNVISLAGLAFASGMIVDNAIVVLENIFTHIQKGKTTVQAAVDATQEVSGAMLASTLTNVAVFMPIVLVEGEAGQLFFDLGIALSASVLFSLFAALTLVPMLSGLFLTQADAQQMLEGKTHIKGNSIEQAIVQVSRYFTQVQSRLEQSLLATVKWSLGKGHRSRRFAVLSVPIALLFVGYQLLPAMDYLPEGNRNLIIWITQPFPGTSIPEAIELYEKPHAFAQAQPEVLGDILVHRPAGSIIGVFLKLEETNARTLSNLEERMRAASGEFPGYRFVGLRRASIFSNPGKEFEVKLIGPDLDYLNQIQGQVAESLEVLDGVQNVRPDFLTGAPELQIVPDRERLAEVSLSALDLGTAVETALGGVRASDFFDGRRDLDVTVKLQDATAETPAQLRQMPLYVGGGGSSQQVQLLDVADMVETTGPNSIGHVDTERAITLTVSLSQEAPLGGLLEQTEETILQPLRATLPSGYRAELAGSANVLSETLRQLGATFLLSLLITYLLLVALYRSLIYPLVIMVTVPIGLTGALLSLRSQISFRVSLCHWI; encoded by the coding sequence ATGAATTTGATTAGAATGGCTGTTCGCTGGCGGCATGGCACGATTGTTCTGTTTTGTTTGATTGCGCTCTTTGGCATATTGGCATTGTTCAGCCTGCCCTCGGAGCTGCGGCCTGGGGGCGATCGCCCGGAGGTAACTATCCAAACAAACTATCCAGGGGCAAGCCCAGCAGAAGTCGAAGATTTGATCACGCGCCCAATTGAAGAAGTCCTTGAAGGGGTTCAGGGTGTCCAAGAGATGACAAGTTCCAGCGGTAATGGGCAAAGCAGCATCAGCCTAGAATTTGCTTGGGATGTAGATATCAATCAGGCATTTGTAGATGTGCTCAGTAAGTTGCAACAGGCTGATGACTTGCCCGCTGAAGCAAGTGAATCAGAAGTGCAAATTGTCAGCGGTGACACCGATAGTCCTATGCTGCGAATTCACCTAGTGCCTGCTGAGGGAGCTACCGCTGATCTGAACCACTACCGCGATTTGGCAGACGATGTGATTGGGCCGCGTCTGCGTCACATTGAAGGGATTGGCGATCTCTCTATAGAAGGCGGGCAAGCACGAGAAGTTGAAGTGATTGTCGATCCAAGGGCGCTAGCCGATCGAAATCTGGCTATTGATGATGTGATCAATACACTGCGCAGCAGCAATCGCGACATTCGAGGCGGACCCATGGTCGTCGGTCGGCGTGAATACAGAGTACGAACAGTCAGTCGTGCAAACGACGTCAAACAGCTAGAAGGGCTGATACTCCGTCGAGATACGTCAGGCACGGTTTACTTAGGAGATGTCGCCGAGGCTAAAATTGGGCGAGCGACCCCTGAGATGGCTTTCTTACGCGATGGTGAACCCGCCATTACCATCGGCGCGGTTCGACAGATTGGAGGAAATGTTCCTGAGATTTCTAAAAGTATCCGAGCGGCGCTCGCAGAAATCGAAGAGAGATTTATACAACAGGGAGAAAACGTTCGCTTTATCATCCCATACGACGAAAATGACTACATCAGTCAATCGATCTCTTTCGTCCAGAGTAGTTTGATTATTGGTGCTGTTTTAGCCGCTTTTGTACTGATTCTTTTTCTAGGTTCGCTGAGAACCGTTGCTGTCATTGCGATTACTATTCCGACGACGCTCATTTCGGTATTCATTGTCTTTGCGCTGTTGGGGCGATCGCTTAACGTTATTAGCCTGGCGGGACTCGCCTTCGCCTCTGGCATGATTGTAGATAATGCCATTGTTGTATTAGAGAATATATTTACTCATATTCAAAAGGGGAAGACGACGGTTCAAGCGGCTGTTGACGCTACCCAGGAAGTTAGCGGAGCTATGCTGGCATCTACGCTGACAAATGTAGCCGTATTTATGCCGATTGTACTTGTAGAGGGAGAAGCCGGACAGCTCTTTTTCGATTTAGGCATCGCCCTTTCTGCCTCCGTTCTCTTTTCTCTTTTCGCCGCACTGACGCTGGTGCCCATGCTCTCAGGGCTGTTTTTGACTCAAGCCGATGCCCAGCAAATGCTGGAAGGAAAGACTCACATCAAAGGCAACTCAATTGAACAGGCTATCGTTCAAGTTTCTAGATATTTTACGCAAGTGCAGAGTCGCTTAGAACAAAGCTTGCTAGCAACCGTAAAATGGTCCTTAGGAAAAGGACATCGTAGTCGCAGGTTTGCAGTGTTGAGCGTTCCAATAGCGCTACTCTTTGTCGGCTATCAGCTACTACCTGCTATGGACTATCTGCCAGAAGGTAATCGCAATCTAATTATATGGATCACCCAGCCATTTCCAGGAACCAGTATTCCTGAAGCGATAGAGCTATACGAAAAACCTCATGCGTTCGCTCAAGCGCAGCCAGAAGTGTTAGGAGATATTCTGGTTCATCGGCCTGCTGGTAGCATCATCGGTGTTTTTCTCAAGCTAGAAGAGACTAACGCTCGAACCTTAAGTAACCTGGAAGAGCGGATGCGGGCGGCAAGCGGCGAGTTTCCAGGTTACCGATTTGTTGGTCTCAGGCGAGCCTCTATCTTCAGTAATCCTGGTAAAGAGTTTGAGGTTAAGCTCATTGGCCCAGACTTAGACTACCTCAATCAAATTCAAGGTCAGGTTGCTGAATCTTTGGAAGTGCTGGACGGTGTACAGAATGTTCGTCCCGACTTTCTAACAGGTGCGCCCGAACTACAGATTGTTCCCGATCGAGAACGGCTCGCTGAGGTTAGCCTCTCAGCGCTAGACTTGGGGACTGCTGTTGAAACAGCGCTGGGGGGCGTACGTGCCTCTGATTTTTTTGATGGCAGGCGAGACCTTGACGTAACCGTGAAACTGCAAGATGCTACGGCTGAAACGCCTGCTCAGCTTCGACAAATGCCGCTTTATGTAGGGGGTGGTGGCAGTAGCCAACAAGTTCAGCTATTAGATGTTGCCGACATGGTTGAAACGACCGGGCCAAATTCAATCGGCCATGTAGATACAGAAAGGGCCATCACACTGACCGTATCGCTTTCTCAAGAAGCGCCTTTGGGCGGGTTGCTAGAGCAGACTGAAGAAACGATTTTACAGCCCTTGCGAGCAACTTTGCCATCAGGATACCGTGCTGAACTGGCTGGCTCTGCCAATGTGTTGTCAGAAACGCTGCGCCAACTGGGTGCTACTTTTCTACTGTCACTGCTGATCACTTATTTACTATTAGTCGCGCTCTATCGCTCCTTGATATACCCGCTGGTGATTATGGTGACGGTTCCCATTGGCCTAACGGGTGCGCTGCTGAGTTTGCGATCGCAAATCTCATTCCGGGTGTCGTTGTGCCATTGGATATGA
- a CDS encoding response regulator has product MIILIVEDDPAQLRPLCIALSESGHLVDGVENAQEAQWLVSHKDYDLLILDWMLPVLSGVSLCQHYRTLGKIAPVMMLRQKILRRQGCGLDAERMII; this is encoded by the coding sequence ATGATTATCCTGATTGTTGAAGATGATCCGGCTCAGCTACGGCCACTATGCATTGCCCTTTCCGAGTCGGGACACTTGGTCGATGGGGTCGAGAATGCTCAAGAGGCTCAATGGCTGGTTAGCCATAAGGATTACGATTTGCTGATTTTGGACTGGATGCTACCTGTACTCAGCGGCGTGTCTTTGTGTCAACACTACAGAACGCTTGGCAAAATAGCGCCTGTGATGATGCTACGGCAAAAGATACTACGCCGACAAGGTTGTGGGCTAGATGCCGAGCGGATGATTATCTAG
- a CDS encoding aldo/keto reductase, which produces MFKNRKKFDPVRRGLLTGSAAAATAMALGARRTAAQSGTASVTSAPAPGRRMLGSLEVSEIGLGVQNMHRTFHTIVPNRGDMIQLIRTAFDEGVTFFDCAEVYGPHKCERILGEAMAPFRDQAQITTKFGFDVDLETGEFRGGVISDPARIRQAVEGSLRRLRTDRIDLLYQHRVDPNVPIEEVAGTVSDLMKEGKVLNWGLSEMGPNTLRRAHAALPVTAVQNEYSILYRGMEDDILPICQELGIGVVPFAPLGYGFLTGAVDMETMFAPSDFRALTSRMDPENREVNMALVELASNWANRKGVNPGQIALAWLMAQGPSIVPIPGTTQMPHLRDNIAAANVTFDAAELSEFTTALDAIEVQGERAPAIVMEWNGAEAREI; this is translated from the coding sequence ATGTTTAAAAATAGGAAGAAGTTCGATCCCGTTCGCCGTGGCCTTTTGACTGGAAGCGCCGCCGCAGCGACCGCCATGGCTCTTGGAGCTCGCCGCACTGCTGCGCAATCCGGCACGGCGTCCGTCACGTCCGCGCCCGCACCTGGCCGCCGAATGCTTGGCAGTCTGGAAGTCTCCGAAATTGGCCTTGGTGTGCAGAATATGCACCGCACCTTCCACACCATCGTCCCCAATCGCGGCGATATGATCCAACTGATCCGCACTGCTTTTGATGAGGGAGTCACCTTTTTCGATTGTGCTGAGGTGTATGGCCCGCACAAATGCGAGCGTATCCTGGGGGAGGCCATGGCACCGTTCCGGGATCAGGCGCAAATCACGACGAAGTTTGGTTTCGATGTTGACCTTGAAACGGGCGAATTTCGCGGCGGGGTGATCAGCGATCCGGCGCGCATCCGGCAAGCTGTTGAAGGGTCGCTGCGCCGCCTGCGCACCGATCGGATAGACCTGCTCTATCAGCATCGCGTCGATCCCAATGTGCCTATCGAAGAAGTCGCAGGAACGGTTTCTGATTTGATGAAGGAGGGTAAAGTCCTAAACTGGGGGCTGTCGGAGATGGGGCCTAATACACTGCGCCGAGCCCACGCTGCCTTGCCTGTCACTGCCGTACAGAATGAATATTCAATACTCTACAGAGGCATGGAAGACGACATTCTCCCAATCTGCCAGGAATTAGGTATTGGCGTCGTTCCGTTTGCGCCGCTCGGCTATGGCTTCCTTACGGGAGCGGTCGATATGGAGACAATGTTCGCGCCCAGTGATTTTCGTGCGCTTACATCCCGAATGGATCCCGAAAATCGCGAGGTAAACATGGCACTCGTAGAGCTTGCAAGCAACTGGGCTAATCGTAAGGGTGTCAATCCGGGGCAGATCGCACTGGCTTGGCTCATGGCACAAGGCCCGTCGATTGTGCCTATACCCGGCACAACGCAAATGCCGCATCTGCGCGACAATATCGCTGCGGCGAACGTGACATTCGACGCAGCAGAGTTATCCGAATTTACAACTGCGCTTGATGCAATTGAGGTGCAGGGCGAGCGCGCCCCCGCAATTGTCATGGAATGGAACGGGGCAGAGGCTCGCGAGATTTAA
- a CDS encoding cupin domain-containing protein, whose product MFKIISLVVAFLLSMMFCVQAFASEPADRLMGPAAVQWRENSEIAGVKSAVAVGDPSTAELYALLGKMDEGTVFPLHHHPDDRITTVISGIMYYGVAEEDTSEQMNLEAAVAYPAGSVVYTPAGTLHYMWAKEGELVAQETGFGPTGIDFIDASENEN is encoded by the coding sequence ATGTTTAAAATAATCTCGCTTGTTGTCGCTTTTTTGCTATCGATGATGTTTTGTGTACAGGCGTTTGCGTCAGAGCCGGCTGATCGGCTGATGGGGCCAGCCGCTGTTCAGTGGCGCGAAAATTCAGAAATTGCGGGTGTCAAGAGTGCTGTGGCCGTCGGTGACCCATCTACGGCGGAACTCTATGCCCTGCTCGGCAAAATGGATGAGGGCACTGTTTTTCCGCTGCATCACCATCCTGACGACAGAATCACCACTGTGATTTCGGGCATTATGTACTACGGCGTCGCGGAAGAGGATACCAGCGAGCAGATGAACCTAGAGGCAGCAGTTGCTTATCCTGCTGGCTCAGTTGTGTATACACCAGCTGGGACGCTTCATTACATGTGGGCCAAAGAAGGAGAGCTTGTCGCTCAAGAAACGGGGTTTGGACCGACGGGTATCGACTTTATCGACGCTAGTGAAAATGAAAATTAG
- a CDS encoding L-dopachrome tautomerase-related protein, which yields MRNQALLFTLLFVFGFASSSYSQTPQDAVLEIPANPLAAQAADDESVDTQVGQVEIVAELDIMPGNVTVSQDGRIFATVHGRGRGDAQLIEVTGRTTWEAFPNEAWNAPPGSGSDVLHTPHGVVIDSRDRLWVIDHGNWLPEAQRPKLLSFDINTRELLYRYDFDETEAPGQFPQGQFMQDLAVDAERGFVYIADSSAQRPAIVAVDINQNTVRRFENHPSFLNEDRVVVMVEGEVWTVTTPDGRSFPAGSPMNPITLSADGETLFFGAVRGLTWYSLPTQLLRNGASDQEIGEAIEVAGSKPVTDGVSTDAEGNHFFTNVAANAVDMLSPDGRTVRLAQDPRFLWLDSVRFGPDSWLYASVNQLHRAPNFNNGESQVELPFLIARIWTGTEGQVGR from the coding sequence ATGAGAAATCAAGCATTACTTTTTACACTACTCTTCGTTTTTGGATTTGCTAGTTCTAGCTACTCGCAGACTCCTCAAGATGCTGTTTTAGAGATTCCGGCTAACCCATTAGCTGCGCAAGCAGCGGACGACGAGTCTGTTGATACTCAAGTAGGGCAGGTAGAGATTGTTGCAGAGCTTGACATTATGCCCGGAAATGTCACCGTTTCTCAAGACGGACGAATTTTTGCAACGGTACATGGCAGAGGGCGTGGAGATGCGCAGCTGATCGAAGTTACGGGACGAACGACCTGGGAAGCATTTCCGAACGAGGCCTGGAATGCGCCACCAGGTAGCGGGTCTGATGTGCTGCACACGCCTCATGGAGTCGTGATTGATTCGCGCGATCGCCTTTGGGTCATTGACCATGGCAACTGGCTCCCCGAAGCGCAACGTCCAAAACTGCTATCTTTCGATATCAATACTCGCGAATTGCTCTATCGCTATGACTTCGACGAAACAGAAGCGCCTGGACAGTTCCCGCAAGGGCAGTTCATGCAAGATTTGGCTGTGGACGCAGAGCGCGGCTTTGTTTATATTGCAGATAGTTCTGCACAGCGGCCTGCCATCGTAGCAGTAGATATTAACCAAAACACCGTAAGACGATTTGAAAATCATCCTTCATTTCTGAATGAAGATCGTGTCGTCGTGATGGTAGAAGGAGAGGTTTGGACGGTCACTACGCCAGATGGCAGGAGCTTTCCAGCAGGCTCACCGATGAACCCCATTACGCTCTCAGCAGACGGCGAGACGTTGTTCTTTGGCGCAGTCAGAGGTTTAACTTGGTACAGCCTGCCTACCCAGCTTCTTCGCAACGGCGCATCGGACCAAGAGATTGGAGAAGCGATTGAAGTCGCCGGTTCAAAGCCCGTCACGGATGGCGTCAGCACTGATGCTGAGGGCAATCACTTTTTTACAAACGTCGCAGCTAATGCGGTTGATATGCTCTCCCCGGATGGACGGACTGTACGCTTAGCCCAAGATCCTAGATTTCTTTGGTTAGACAGCGTTCGATTCGGCCCAGATTCCTGGCTATACGCTTCTGTCAATCAGCTTCACCGCGCACCTAACTTCAACAATGGAGAAAGTCAGGTAGAGCTTCCCTTTCTAATTGCTCGAATTTGGACAGGAACAGAAGGCCAGGTTGGAAGGTAG
- a CDS encoding IS1 family transposase, giving the protein MLDHQPTRPACHSKQVVKNGKIHNGKQNHRCKNCGRQFVKDPQQKRISDATKALIDDLLLERLSMNNPSKGIVKLISMSQF; this is encoded by the coding sequence ATGTTAGACCATCAGCCGACCCGTCCTGCTTGTCACTCAAAGCAGGTCGTCAAGAACGGTAAAATTCATAATGGGAAACAGAATCATCGATGTAAAAACTGTGGTCGCCAATTTGTTAAAGACCCTCAGCAAAAGCGCATTAGCGATGCCACTAAAGCCCTGATTGATGACCTCTTGCTAGAGCGACTGTCGATGAACAATCCATCAAAGGGCATTGTCAAGTTGATCTCGATGAGCCAATTTTAG
- a CDS encoding winged helix-turn-helix domain-containing protein, translating to MAWRSLSFGDLYLNTSTLTLERQKSCIRLSSREFHLMEYLMRRSGQVITRDNIEQTLWIWGTEPESNAVTALIWRLRQRLNELGAKSWLKTVYGTGYRLQHPEEVP from the coding sequence GTGGCATGGCGATCGCTCAGCTTTGGTGACCTCTATCTGAATACTTCAACCCTCACTTTAGAGCGTCAAAAATCATGTATTCGTCTTTCCAGTCGCGAATTCCATTTGATGGAGTACCTGATGCGAAGATCGGGCCAGGTCATCACCCGCGATAACATTGAACAAACCTTGTGGATCTGGGGAACCGAGCCAGAAAGCAACGCAGTAACAGCCCTTATTTGGCGACTGCGGCAGAGGCTGAATGAGCTGGGTGCCAAAAGCTGGTTGAAAACCGTTTATGGTACAGGCTATCGTCTCCAGCATCCAGAAGAAGTCCCCTGA